A single region of the Xenopus laevis strain J_2021 chromosome 4L, Xenopus_laevis_v10.1, whole genome shotgun sequence genome encodes:
- the dhcr24.L gene encoding 24-dehydrocholesterol reductase L homeolog — translation MDLLLYVAGLLIFLLLWIKAKGFEYVIVHHRWIFVCLFLLPLSVVFDIYYYARAWLVFKMCSAPKLHDRRVKEIQDQVRQWKAEGGKKFMCTGRPGWLTVSLRVGKYKNTHKNIMINLMDILEVDTKRQVVRVEPLVNMGQVTALLNSIGWTLPVVPELDDLTVGGLIMGTGIESSSHNFGLFQHICLAYELVLADGSLVRCTPTENSDLFYAVPWSCGTLGFLVAAEIKIVPAKKYVKLHYTPVKGLEKICEKFSRESKNKENYFVEGLVYSEDEAVIMTGVLTDDAQAGQVNQIGQYWKPWFFRHVESYLKNNRDGTEYIPLRHYYHRHTKSIFWELQDIIPFGNHPVFRYCFGWMVPPKISLLKLTQGETIRKLYEQHHVVQDMLVPMNCLQKAITAFHKEISVYPLWICPFILPSHPGMVHPKGNEAELYVDIGAYGEPKTKHFDAKGSMRRLEKFVRDVHGFQMLYADCYMSREEFWDMFDGTLYQKLRGKLNCSNAFPEVYDKICKAARH, via the exons ATGGACCTGCTTCTGTATGTGGCCGGTTTGCTGATCTTCTTATTGCTATGGATTAAAGCAAAAGGCTTTGAGTATGTCATTGTCCACCACAGATGGATATTCGTCTGCCTTTTTTTGCTTCCTCTCTCCGTTGTCTTTGACATTTACTATTATGCACGGGCCTGGCTGGTGTTTAAAATGTGCAGTGCTCCTAAACTACATGACCGCCGGGTAAAAGAGATTCAAGACCAG GTGCGTCAGTGGAAAGCAGAAGGAGGTAAGAAATTCATGTGCACAGGGAGGCCAGGATGGCTAACAGTGTCACTCCGGGTTGGAAAATACAAGAATactcataaaaatataatgatcAACCTAATGGATATCCTTGAGGTGGACACCAAGAGGCAG GTTGTCCGCGTGGAACCACTGGTTAACATGGGTCAGGTGACCGCATTACTTAATTCAATTGGCTGGACTCTTCCAGTTGTGCCAGAACTCGATGACTTGACAGTTG gtggctTGATTATGGGAACAGGTATTGAATCTTCATCCCATAACTTCGGCCTCTTTCAGCATATTTGTTTAGCATATGAACTTGTCCTGGCTGATGGAAGCCTTGTGAGATGTACTCCA acagaAAATTCAGATCTTTTTTATGCTGTCCCCTGGTCCTGTGGCACGCTTGGATTTTTAGTTGCTGCAGAAATTAAGATTGTTCCTGCTAAGAAATATGTCAAACTGCACTACACACCAGTGAAAGGTTTGGAAAAGATATGTGAAAAATTTTCCAGAGAGTCCAAGAATAAGGAGAACTACTTTGTGGAAGGATTAGTTTATTCTGAGGATGAAGCTGTAATAATGACTGGTGTCCTTACTGATGACGCACAGGCAGGTCAG GTGAACCAAATTGGACAATATTGGAAGCCCTGGTTTTTCCGCCACGTTGAATCCTACTTAAAAAATAATCGAGATGGAACCGAGTACATTCCTTTACGGCATTACTATCACCGACACACCAAAAGCATCTTTTGGGAACTGCAG gacattattcCATTTGGCAACCACCCAGTGTTTCGATACTGCTTTGGTTGGATGGTGCCTCCGAAAATCTCCCTGCTAAAACTGACACAAGGAGAGACAATCAGGAAACTGTATGAACAGCATCACGTGGTCCAGGACATGCTTGTTCCAATGAATTGCCTGCAGAAAGCCATTACAGCTTTCCACAAAGAGATCAGT GTGTATCCATTGTGGATTTGCCCCTTCATATTACCTAGCCACCCAGGTATGGTACATCCAAAAGGAAATGAAGCTGAGCTCTATGTAGATATTGGAGCATATGGGGAgccaaaaacaaaacactttgatGCCAAAGGTTCTATGCGACGTTTAGAAAAGTTTGTCAGAGATGTCCATGG TTTTCAGATGCTGTATGCAGACTGTTACATGAGTCGTGAGGAATTCTGGGATATGTTTGATGGAACTTTGTACCAAAAGCTACGAGGAAAATTAAATTGCAGCAATGCATTTCCAGAAGTGTATGATAAAATCTGCAAAGCAGCACGTCACTGA